One window of Nocardia sp. NBC_00508 genomic DNA carries:
- a CDS encoding DUF4185 domain-containing protein, which yields MIRTASLLLSALAGVSALLFPATTPAIANPNAINPIPVLNGTTGLPNLVGRSRAVFQVTGMASPNNTQNYNVLGTDLGIMWDNGHGEMLTAFGDTAGFGFPNLLAGSMWAWRSNILLRSHTTHPAEGIYFDSVVRDMLGQARDLIPSPKIPFLEISRIPTAGIAVDGAQYMSLMSVRSWDDVGRWSTNFSGLAVSGDNGETWAELPETRRPNEGGNANFQMNAFLADGAYIYEYGTRSGRNHTAHVARVRAQDIANLGEYEYWDGDRWRKNDVNAAAPIMWGVGELSVMYNSYLGQFISLTTDPFNSVVMRRASSPVGPWSAPEVLIDTRELPSAYAPSIFPYQTGRDLYFLTTVHSQYNVVLMRTTL from the coding sequence TTGATCAGGACCGCATCCTTGCTGCTCTCGGCGCTGGCGGGTGTCTCGGCCTTGCTCTTCCCAGCTACTACCCCCGCCATCGCCAACCCAAACGCCATCAACCCGATTCCCGTGCTCAACGGCACGACCGGACTGCCCAATCTGGTCGGCCGTAGCAGAGCGGTATTCCAGGTGACGGGTATGGCCAGTCCGAACAACACCCAGAACTACAACGTTCTCGGGACCGACCTGGGCATCATGTGGGACAACGGGCACGGCGAAATGCTCACCGCGTTCGGCGACACCGCAGGCTTCGGCTTCCCGAATCTGCTCGCGGGCAGCATGTGGGCCTGGCGCAGCAATATCCTGCTCCGCAGCCACACCACGCATCCGGCCGAGGGCATCTATTTCGACAGCGTGGTCCGCGACATGCTCGGCCAAGCGCGTGACCTGATTCCCAGCCCGAAGATTCCCTTCCTGGAGATCAGCCGCATTCCCACCGCGGGCATCGCGGTCGACGGCGCGCAGTACATGAGCTTGATGTCGGTGCGGAGCTGGGACGACGTGGGCCGGTGGAGCACCAACTTCTCCGGGCTGGCCGTCTCCGGCGACAATGGCGAGACCTGGGCGGAATTACCGGAAACCCGCCGCCCGAACGAGGGCGGAAACGCCAACTTCCAGATGAACGCGTTCCTCGCCGACGGCGCCTACATCTACGAATACGGCACCCGATCCGGACGCAATCACACCGCTCATGTGGCTCGGGTCCGCGCGCAGGACATCGCAAATCTCGGCGAGTACGAATACTGGGACGGCGACCGCTGGCGTAAGAACGACGTGAACGCCGCGGCACCCATCATGTGGGGTGTCGGCGAGCTGTCGGTGATGTACAACTCCTATCTCGGACAGTTCATTTCGCTCACCACCGACCCGTTCAATTCCGTGGTGATGCGCCGCGCCTCCTCTCCGGTCGGCCCGTGGAGCGCACCCGAAGTGCTGATCGACACGCGAGAATTGCCGAGCGCGTACGCACCATCGATCTTTCCGTACCAGACAGGCCGCGACCTGTACTTCCTCACGACGGTGCACAGCCAATACAACGTCGTGCTGATGCGCACGACCCTGTAG
- a CDS encoding erythromycin esterase family protein, with product MLTTTVDVRAWLRDNAIAIDSTDPDFLGPDLDALIARLGAATVVGLGESTRFSRQTFGVRERIFRALVERYGFRALAIQDSARSGERWDRFVTAGDGDPETVLAGAWRPWRTEESVATLRWIRAYNLAHPDDPVRIFGVEPPHAEPSDYDAVLAYVRDTAPDRSAAIEAHLAPIRTAHQIDEHVQRHQGIHPGRPFAEHAEDAVALLETLPDTPERVTALAHARLILDFHRQSVASQGFARDERPSAETVLNRQRTTGAKIVYWDGLAHTTNLPISFGPAEFRGTGSHLHDHFGDAYVSVGIGFHHGDLGVAVAPDPLPDLVDAALGAVELPVYYLDLHTDAPESVRAWLAGPAKVRTISGVYDPAADAEANIRLASLAAAFDVLIHVRETAPVHWL from the coding sequence ATGCTCACCACCACAGTCGACGTCCGCGCCTGGCTGCGCGACAACGCCATTGCGATCGACAGCACCGACCCCGACTTTCTCGGCCCGGACCTCGACGCACTGATCGCGCGGCTCGGCGCCGCGACGGTGGTCGGGCTCGGCGAGTCGACGCGGTTCTCCCGGCAGACCTTCGGAGTGCGCGAGCGGATATTCCGCGCCCTGGTCGAACGGTATGGCTTCCGCGCGTTGGCGATTCAGGACAGCGCGCGTTCCGGCGAACGCTGGGACCGTTTCGTCACCGCCGGAGACGGCGACCCGGAAACGGTGCTCGCCGGTGCGTGGCGCCCATGGCGAACCGAGGAATCGGTAGCGACGCTGCGCTGGATTCGCGCGTACAACCTGGCCCATCCGGACGACCCGGTGCGAATCTTCGGCGTCGAACCTCCGCACGCCGAGCCGAGCGACTACGACGCGGTGCTGGCGTACGTGCGCGACACGGCTCCGGACCGGTCGGCCGCGATCGAGGCGCACCTCGCACCGATCCGCACGGCGCATCAGATCGACGAGCACGTCCAGCGCCATCAGGGCATCCACCCCGGACGACCGTTCGCCGAGCACGCCGAGGACGCCGTCGCCCTGCTCGAGACGTTGCCGGACACGCCGGAACGCGTCACCGCGCTCGCCCACGCCCGCCTGATCCTCGACTTCCACCGGCAGAGCGTCGCGAGCCAGGGCTTCGCCCGCGATGAGCGTCCGTCCGCCGAGACAGTGCTGAATCGGCAGCGCACGACCGGCGCCAAGATCGTCTACTGGGACGGGCTCGCCCATACCACCAACCTCCCGATCTCTTTCGGTCCGGCCGAATTCCGCGGCACCGGAAGCCATTTGCACGACCACTTCGGCGACGCATACGTGTCGGTCGGCATCGGCTTCCACCACGGCGACCTCGGCGTGGCCGTGGCGCCCGACCCGCTGCCCGACCTGGTCGACGCCGCGCTCGGCGCCGTCGAGCTGCCCGTGTACTACCTGGACCTGCACACCGACGCGCCGGAATCGGTGCGCGCCTGGCTGGCCGGTCCCGCGAAGGTACGCACCATCAGCGGCGTCTACGACCCGGCCGCGGACGCCGAGGCGAACATCCGGCTGGCATCCCTCGCCGCAGCGTTCGACGTGCTGATCCACGTCCGCGAGACCGCGCCGGTGCACTGGCTGTAA